From the Colletotrichum lupini chromosome 1, complete sequence genome, the window CGCCGGAAAGGATAAAGAAAAGAAGGATACTGGGGAAGAGTCAGACGAAACGTCGTCTGGTACCAACGCCGAAGATGCAGCATTGCCGGAGAGGCCAAAGAGAATTACGAGGAGGCAAACGCTCATCGATGCCATCAACCGACCACCACGGCCGCCGAGGACGCCGTCAGTGTACCCTGACATTCCGGACATGTATGCCCAGATAGGTGAACCAGAGATGCCGCCGAGACGTCCCACGAGGCCATCCATGTATTCTCAGTTCGACAACGGGCAAGCATACGACGCCGGGGCCGACGCGCAGTATCGGCAGCAATACTGGGGTGCATCACCGCCTTACGGAAACGAGAAGGAAGGCATGAAAAGCGTAGACTTGAGACGATAAGGAATGAAGGAAGCAAAGCATTGAAGCGAAGCGAGCGAGTTGCTTACGGAAGCCGCTTGGGCATCCGTCTGATGTATGTTATTCACATATCATGACTACTTTCCACTGATGGCGGATTTTCACGCTGGAAGTGATTACTCATGATAAAGAAGATGAGTCAATAGTCGACAGTAGTGCCATTTCATTTCATTTCATTTAGCCCCTGGCTGGCCTCATCATGGGAATCATCTGTGACGATTGTCCGACTTCAGTCTTGGTCAAGAAGCCTGCTGATGAGTAAAGGTCCAAGATGTACTGCTCGGCATCGAGATACATTGGGTAGCCCAGCTTGTCGGCAATTTCCGTTCCTTGTTGGAGAAGGGCTTTCGCATAGCCCCGGCGAAGGTAGGCCGGGTCGGTGAAAATCAGCTCAAAGTCTGGCACATGGTCAGCGTTTTGCGGGTGGGCGGCCGGCAAGATTGTCAGCGGGAGGCTTGTTCGTGGTGAGCGAACCGGCCGGCCAGGGAGTCAAGAGTTGACATACAAACGTGAGGGTCCTTGCCCATGACACGGTCGTGCTGAGACGCCATGTCGGAGAAGAACTCATCAAGCAGCTCGTCTTTTTGCCCTGCATTAGCGGACGGCCATCGCTTTCGCCACGACCAGGTTCCGTTGTCCTCGGGGCGGATGATCCAGATAAGGGTGGTGGCTACAGGCTCGCCTTGAACGAGACAGCTGTCAGTCAAACAAGGTACGCATACACATGGCGCCGTTAACTCAGCGGAGTCCGAAGTCCGGTAAGGGTAAGGCAAAGTCGGGGTTCGGACAACCGGCGGAGGTGATCATGTCGAGGAGTTTTCGCTACCTTTCTCGTTCCTGACAACGGCAACTTGACCTTCTTGGGAGCCGTGCTCCTTGGAGAGCATGAACTGCTTGTAGGCGTCGGTTATGTAGGCCCGGCCGTATTCGTTTTGGGGGAACAAGGCCTGAAAGAAGTCACTCTTAAAGGACTTGAAGAAAATTTCGGCGATGGCGGGGGCGTCTTCGAGCCTGGCCGGTTCAACAACGACGGGTGCTGCCGCCATTGGATTAGAAGATCGGCGGTGACGTGGGAGACGAAGGGAATGAGCGTCAGAGCGGGACGGCAGATCAGATGCCAAGGCAGGTGATGAGGAACCGTGGATATGAGGGTGCTGGCGAGGCTCAACGGCGGGTGAGACGGTTCGGGTGGGAGAAATGAGACGAAGGTGACCTCGAAAGTGAAAGAGATCCAGGAATTAGCCCAGTATTTCAAGGCTGGCAGCTATGGCCAAGACATGGCACGACTCTGAAGCCGAAGCCGACTGATACGATGTGAACAGCGGGGTTCCAAACGCACCCCAACTTCAAAATCCCCAGATGGCGTTCCACCGGGAATCCTTGACTCGACTGCGGACGGGTTTTCTGTAAGGTAATGCATCACCTCAAGACCAGCTTGTGTGCGCGGAGAGCGGAGACATCTCCCCGAAACGTATCCATAAGCAAGAAAGGTTACTTAGACAGCCCAAACATAATCCAGGGCCTTTGTCTGAGATAGAACGTTAAAGTCGGGAGACACACGGCAATTCTTGTCCTTGTCCAATGGCAAGAGCGAGGCTAAAGTCTGACAGTAGTCATACAGACTTGACATGTTTGTGACATGTCTGCGGGTTTGCACAATATCACAGCACTTGCTAAGATGCTTTGAGGCAGAACTCAGCAGGCTCGCAGGCTGACAGAGGGCGAGGCCCGAAACACGACTTGGCCAGATCCTAAGGTACGTAGGGACCTAAGTGACAATATTGGGCCATAGATGGAACTGTGGCTATTGTATGATTTGGGATGTGAGTCCAAAACTCCAACTTTGACGGAGGGGTAGTTTCGTTTATGTAATGGAAGATCGCTGGCCGGAGGGATAGTGGGGCCGATCACATTGACCGCCTTCTCCCTCCATCAACCGTGGGGCTCCCTTCGGCAAAGCGTAAGTGGTCACGTGAAGAGCCATTCTTCGACGCGTCTGCGACGCGTCTTCCAAGCGGATGCATCACGTCAAGATTTCTAATTTCCACTTGTACGGGGGTGCCCAATCCGTACGTTGGAGCTCATAGTTCACCACCTCATCGTCCCCTCCGCAAATCATCCAACCGACCTTCCCCGCAGCACAGTCAATATGTCCGATTTCGAAGACGAGATGGACGTCGACGTCCCCGTGTCCAAGGACATTACCTTCTCCTCAGACGCCAAGCAGGGCAAGCGCAGCGCCGCCAACCTCCCCGTCGAAGCCGAAGACAGTCTGCCGTGGGTTGAAAAGTACCGCCCAGTAAGCCTTAACGATGTGTCCGGACACCAGGACATTCTCGCCACCATTAACAAGTTTGTCGACTCGAATCGTCTTCCTCACCTCCTCCTCTACGGGCCCCCGGGAACTGGCAAGACCTCGACGATCCTCGCCCTCGCGCGCCGCATCTATGGCACCGAGAACATGCGGCAGATGGTTCTCGAGCTCAACGCTTCAGATGATCGAGGCATCGACGTCGTTCGCGAGCAGATCAAGACCTTTGCCTCGACAAAACAAATATTCACTCTCGGTCCCTCAGCTAAATCAGGCAGCGGTGGCAGCATGGCATCGTACAAGCTCATCATCCTCGACGAGGCCGATGCTATGACGAACACGGCGCAGATGGCGTTGCGTCGCATCATGGAGAAGTACACTGTCAACACGCGGTTCTGCATCATTGCAAACTACTCACACAAGCTTTCACCGGCACTGCTATCAAGATGCACGAGGTTCCGATTCAGTCCGTTGAAGGAGCGCGATATCAGGGTCTTGGTGGATAAGGTGATTGAGGAGGAGCACGTCAAAATCATTCCCAATGCCACGGAAGCATTGGTGAAGCTTAGCAAGGGCGACATGAGAAGAGCACTCAATGTGCTCCAGGCTTGTCACGCGTCAAGTGAGTACTCATCTGGTTCTGGACAATCGCCCTGGAGAGCATGCTAACAACACAGGTACCCCGTTGCAACCCAAGGACGCACCCAAGGTGGCCGAGGCCGACATTGTGAGGGAAACCATCTCTACAGATACGATATATAACTGCATCGCCGCCCCTCAGCCCGACGCTGTGCAGGAGATCTTGGATGTTTTATTGAGCACAACAGACGTGACGTCTTGCCTGACTACTATCAACACCCTAAAGGTGTCTCGGGGTCTCGCCTTGGCAGATATCATCACTGCTCTAGCGGAGCAACTGACAACACTCGAGGTCAAGCCGGAAATCATGATCAAGTGGCTCGATGGGCTGGCGGATATCGAACACCGTGtggccggcggcggcagcgagaCAGTGCAGACGGGAGCTGTGGTGGGCGTCATCAGGAGCGGAGCAGAGTTGATGAGCAAATGAGCAAGTCGCAGTGCAGACGAGGGTAGCCTACGGAGCATGGATGGATAATTTACGACGTTATGATCATCTACAGTCGTCTCGATATGTCTTGTGTATGATATGCCGAACTGCCGTCTTCCACCCGACCTGGGTCAAGCGGCAATACCCAGCCCGATCTTGTGCTGTGATGCTAGTTTTGGAATGTACACACTGAGCCAGTGACAATACCGGTACCTCATGCAAAATGCCGGGATGAACCGCGATTTATCGGTGTCGCCCCTGGGAAGCTCGTCAAGGCATGCGATGTCTGGCCATCCCCAGCCACCCGCTGCCGATTCTCTGCCCTACCTAAGCGTCTTTAAATAGCTGTGGCGCATCAGTGGAATGCGCGAGCCGAGATCTGAGTTTGGGTTACTTGGAAGCAACAGGCCTCACACCTCGTCGGCTTCCGGGCCCCGTTTCTTCGCTACCATTCCTTCAGTTTTCGAGATGATCTCATCTCGGAGAGGTTGGGACAGAGCTAACTAGGCACAGAGGGGTGCTGAATGACAATGTCTGAATCGGAATCTGGATATGTACTGTAATATGAACAATGAAAGGCTTTCTATTGCGAGCGCTCGCTCTGACCGTTTGACTCCGTCGGCCTCCCAAACCAGGGCCAATGAAGAACTAGACGTCTTTTCCAAATAAACGCCAAAGTCGTCTCGAAACCCAAGTCTTGCCTCGCCTGCCACGTCATGATGGTGATATACACACACtacaagaagaaaaaaatacACACATGCCTGCGGCTCTATACAGATGCCAGACCGATAGACGCCTGGCTGATTTGGCTTCCATGAGAAATGTTTTGTTTCCTCCCTGGCAAGAAAATCCCGAGTCAAGGGAATTCCAGAGGAGGGGGGTATGTTCCCTACCATGTCCATGAATCCCGTATCCAAGTCCTTGGCGTACTGAGACATGGAATAAGGCCCCACGTGAAACATACGTCACGTCTCAAAGCCTTGGATAGCAGGCGTGCTTGCATAGAGGCAGGCCTTTGGTGCTACTCTTTCGTGGCGACGTGAATGTTTCGTGTCGACACTTAAGTCGGTGATGAATGATACATTTTCACCTCAGACATCGGGCCACTTGACTGGACCGCACTCGCCCTGCTGCTCAATCCAGGCGTTGATCTTCTCTACAGCCCAGCCGGACATGGTGCGCTTCTCGTCCGTAGACTCGCGCTTGACCGGGTGACCAAGCTTCCATGCCCAACTGAAGCCGCAGACGCCGTCCTTGTACTGGAATGAGAAGCAGGACCTGTCGGCCTCGCAGGCCTTGCGGCAATTGCCGAAGGACAAGTGTGCAACCTTTTCTTCCTCTGTCAAGTCTTCTTTCTTGGCTCGATTGAGTTGCCAATCCTGGTGCTTGTTGGCGGATTCGTCGAGGAAAAATCGGTCATCGGCCAGATTGTCCCAATCGGCGCGCTCAGGCTGCATACGAGGCGCGAAGAATTCATGATAGATATCCTTGATGCGCATGACTGGAGGCGGCTGGGGAAGGCTAGGGTCGGAGTAGCGCTTGTGCTCGTATTCCCAGAACGTGGAGATCTCCTCGGCATTCATGTGATGCATTGTCACGATGGGGTGGCACCAGTGAGTAGGACCATATGGCAGAGTAAAGGGCTTTTCGCCGTTGATTGTAGGCCACTGGGACACGGTCAGTCCAAGCTGCGTACAAAACAGAGAGATCATGATGAATACTCACCACATTATGGACGTTGACGTCGGCATTATCCTTCATAGCTAGCGCAAAGATGTAGTCTCCGCAGCATTCTTTGCTCGCACGAACATCCCACTTGTTGCCAACATCTTCATGGTCCGCAATCATGTCATGCATAGCCGCCTGAGAGACGATGTAGCCACTGCCGCCATGGCCAAAAACGAAGTTGCGAATCATGGTGACACTACCGAGATAGTGCTTATTCTTGGGGTTGAGGTTCTTGAGCCACTGGACAAGCGTGGGCCAGAGCACGTAGGTATCGGCGTCGATGTAGATATACCAATCGTAATTGGGGCGCATACGGTACGTCTTCTCGGCGATGTGGACATTTTTGTACTTGTCGAGATTCCAACCCTCGTCCTTGCTTACAGCCAGCTTGTTGCAGCTCTGCTGGTCGGCCTGACAGGCCTTTTGGCGGCGGTAGAGATCAAAGTCCTGATTACCTTCCATGGCCTCGGGAAGAACCTTGTCAAGACTATCCCGAATGTGGTAGTTTGCAACGGTCTGGTCGAGGTCGGAGAAGATGAAGTATTCGGGCAAGCACTTGAGCATGGTCATGAGTTGAGTGGGAACCTTGTCGAAGGACTCGGTGGCGCCCGTCTTCATGATGACGAGTATATTGCTCGTGTCGGGGAAGGTATCGCAAACGGGGTCGTGAGGACGGTAGGGAATGTCTTGGTTCGACACATTGTGCTGTGCGAGGCGGTCGTCTTGGTAGCTCGGGGATGGcggaggaggcggaggaCGGCCATCGTGACCTGCGCTTGGGGAGCTGCCAGCAGGCGGAGGTGGGCTGTGGCCTTTGAAGGGGTGGTAGTTGGGACCTTCTATCGCCCAGTCGCCGCCGAGTCTCCTCGAAGAGATGAGGAAGATGACTGCAGTGACGGAGACGAGGGCGAGAACAGTGAGGGCGCGACGGGATAACATATTGATGGCGACAATGGGGTTTATACAAACGTCATTCCGTCTTTGGCTCAATCCCATGATAGCACACGTCGTTTATTGAGGTCAAAGGGCGCCGACGGCGGCGATGGCAACGAAGTTTGTTGCCGGACACCAAAAAATGTGGAAGGGAGTTGTAGCTAACAGCTGGGTTTTCGATGTGAGAAAAAGTATACAGAATTCGAGGGAGATGGAATAAGGTAGACTGGCGGTTTGCGCGTAGTCGTGTCGCCGGAAGAACTTGGTAAGAAGTGGCAGGTGAGAAAGTTCCAAAAAGGTCGAGAATAGCGGGAATGGAATTAGGCACGGCAGCCAAAAGAGTGGACGAATGGTGGAAGAGAAGGAGGGAACGGCGAGGAGGGATATTCAGGGTCGGAATATCTCAGCCACTGTGCGCCGATGCCAACGGGTTATTAGGTGCGATACAACGAAGCCTGTTGTCTGGTTGGAACTTGGAAGCAAAGGCGAAAGGAGAAAAGGCTGGAGCTAAGTGCACCTCAGTCTTGCTGGTGGAGGGCGGGCCGTCGCAGAAAAGAAGAGTTGAACCCCTGCCTAGTCCGATGGAAAGGTACTGACAAGGTAAGCCAAGGAGGTACAGATACCTACCCAGGGTAGTATGTAGCGAGTCGAGTCAAGCAATATCTGGACTACCTAGGTACGAATACTCTAGAGAAAAACAGGTACAGTGCCGAGTGTGTAAGGAGGTAGTCGAAGCGGGAAAGCGAGAAAAGCGAGAGACATGAGGCTGGGCGAAGTGCCTTGGGCAGGCAGTGTCCTGGCAAGATGAGGTGAAGCAGCATGCGTCCAAGTTTTAGAGTGCGTAAAAGATGATGGCAAATGGACCCGAGGGCCAGGACGCGCTGGACCAGAATGGGGTtgagatggatggatggcgTGGAGAGCCGAGAGCCAAGCGCCAAGCACCACCTGTTAGGCTGTTTTGCAGCATCAAAAGATTGTCGTGTCCAAAGGCAAAGTGTGAAGGGACGTTGCAGCGCGGATATCGTTCGCAGGACTCAGGAGTAAGGTCCGTAATGTACCAACCAAAGGCGCCCTACCTTCGCACCTTGGACTCCTCCAAGAGTCCAAGGTACCTCAGTGCCAGAGGGCCAAAACGGTCCGTCCGTCCTTGTAACCATTTTAGCTTTGCCTTGAACCCGGGTACCTTTGTACGGAAACTTGGTGTGTCCGGACCTACCGCCTTGCTAATAGATACGATTTAGGGCCGGCGTTTGACATGCACCTCATGACGGTGGCGTGCAAGCTAAGATACGGCGCCGCCAGAGCGACCAAGCAACTGACAGACGTCCTCGTTTCCTGGGAACTATAGTTGATCCAGAGCATCCGTACCTTAGGAAGAGTTGGGAGACAGGGAGGCGGGATCTGGAGTAAAAGAGTATCGTCGCAGTCAAGTTCGAGATGCACGGCTTGTCCCCACTGTCTTGTTCGAAGTTGAGGAGGTGGACGAACTTTGTTCTTAGCATTTTGTGGGTTTCTTTTGGCTTGGCTTTCAGGATGAAATGAACCTTGATCGCGTTGGGCAATGGAGACCGACTAGGTAGGGTACCTTCCATTTTCCCATTTTCTgtgagtacggagtacgtacCTACGACATCGCCCCAGGGCAGGTACGTATCCTGTGCCGTGGCCCGCATATCCAGGCTCCGACCGGCGACTTTTTTAGATTCCTTCCTGGCTTCCATTTCTCTCTCGTCCTTCCCTTCCACTTTAGGTTCTTCCTTCATACCttgggtaaggtaccttgagGGAAGGTAAAAAGACACAATCTCACGTCATTTTCGTCCacggtacggatacctaccCTCTCTCTGTTCCTACCTCAGTAGAAACATCCTGCCGTTTGCCAGACTCGCCTGCGCTTTCCTCGCTGCCACGCCGGGCTCCTCCCCTTCCCACCTCATTACCACGTACAGTGGAATCTCAAAAGACTGCAGGATCCCACGCAGGGGTGGCGATGCTTGTGCTTGAAAAACACATTTTGGTTGGTTCGTGACCGCCTAGGGGTAGGCATCTCCTAAAAGATGACGAGATGAATGCAAGCACAGCAAGCAGCAAGCAAggggaaaagaagaagaaggcatGCTGCACTGCTGTGGATCGGAAAAGAGAGACAATCCAAAAAGGGAATAACGGCAGGCATAACCGTGATGCACACTAGCGGATCATGAGCATAAAAGGGGTGTGCAATCTGTCAATACGAACTATTCCGAATACCTGCACTACCACTCCGAGTCTGCATAACACAACCACCTCAAGTGAAGCACCCAGTCAAATGTGACCTTCAGGCACCTAGTTGTGTATTACAGACCGGCCAAGAATCGAAGGATGCAGATGCTCACCTCCATTGTCACTTCGAGAGAACTTGCACAGTATCAGGCACAGACCACCTTCTCATCTTCATCTATCCGTGTGTGGTCTGTGGCCTGCCATAATGACATGTCATACGGACAAAACCATGGCCACTTGTAGCGTTCTCTGTCTGCTTGCTTGGTGCTCTTCAACGTCTGCCGTCCCTCCAAAACGCGCCGAAACAGTAAACGGCTTCTCTTTGTCTGCTGTCCTGTTTCCACGTTCTCCTAGTCACGGCCGTCACCCGGCCGTCCAAGACTTTGGCGGACGCTAACTTACTGCATTTCCCGGCCTAAATCCAAGCCACTGAGCCACTCCATCCGTCAACACGAGCTTCACTATCCACCCGCCCAAGGGGATCACGGAACTACGCAGTACGTAGTAGGGTCGGGCGCTTGGGTACCTTAGGTGCCACGGTGCTCAGGTAGACTCCTACTAAGTTGTGCCCTGAAGTGTCCAGTATGGCAAACCCGCGTATACCTAGGTACCCGCACGGCCTTGGCTCATGCATCCGGACAAAGAGTTCAACACCACCAGGGCGGGCTGAACAAAGAACCTCGACACTCAGCTCTCGCGACATGCTCAGAAATGCCGTCACTGATTCTCGAGTCAAGTCAAGCTTTCTGAGCAGCGGCCCACCTAAGCACTTCCTCCAAACTCTCGCATCTCCATACCACCCCACCGGTCTATCGCAACTTCTTTTAGGTTCAAGTAATAAACGACTGGCTCAATAATAGAACATAGAAAAAGCCATTCGGAACAGGGATTGAGGTATTATGAGGGTGAGACGAAGGCGCTTTACTCAGCGACGGCTCTCACCTACACCAAGGTACTACAGTGTTGACTGCTGTGCTGCCCTACCTATAAAGCGTCCATGCCACTAAACTCACCTCAAACAGGGCACCAACCGTCCCGATCTCTAGACATATCCCAACCAAATGGAAGTCGTTATGCCATCTCATTAGCCACGCCAGCTGTCAAGCTCACTGACACTCTCGATGACACTGACCCACTCGGCAAAGAAACCTGCTGCTGAACATCCTGAAGAGTTTGCCTTGAACCGGCTTCGTTAAGAACAACGCGCCTCCGTCCACACTGGCACACAGTGGTGTATTATAGAGCTAAATCGGATCCCGCGGCCGCTCCATCAGCCTAACCTGGATCCTCGTCGTTGCTCCACTTCCGTCTACCCCGCCGCTGTGCTTCTCGCCAATTCATTCTATTCCCGCATATGAAAGCCGAAATACCAACCGGCCCTTCGCTCTATTTGACTTCCTCTCTCTTGACACACTCATTCACGCAACGTGTACTGCTATCAAGATGAGAGAATATTAGAGAGAATTTCAATCAACTTAGGGAGagacgagaagaaggagattTGAAAAAAGGTGGGCTCGACCTATCGCCTCTCAGATCAGGCTTGGGGCTCGGCGGCTAGGCATCAGGATCCTAGCCTTCCTTCTAAGAGTTGCATCACCCTGTCACCaggactattattattagcgaaATCGCGTGCTAGCCTTGCATTCACTTACAACTCAAGGCTACCGTACTCACTGCACGATACGTATATTCAACTATTATGTCAACAACGGGCGCTGCTCCTTTCATTGAATTTTCACTCTTCTGGGCGTTGGAAGGACTCTAGCTCTTCCCCATTGCGTCCGTTGGCACTTCATTGACCATCACTTGGTTCAACACAGTTCGCACTAAGCTCAGCAACCAATATCATGACTATTATTTACTGGTGACTACAAGTACTCACTACTGGGACTCATCGTCCATGAGCTACGGATGTGTCAGCGTAACCTTGGCAAAACATCGCAACATATAACAGAAGCAGGCACTTGGGTATTCCATGTTGGCCAAGCAGCCTTACCATGGGTTTTTCCTGTGAAGTCTACAATAAAAGAATCCTGCGTTCCATTCGACAAGCGCAGAACATGCCCTATTCTTTCCACTGAAGCTCCAAAGCAGACTCTAAAGTAAAGCCGAGAAGGCTATTCTGCACAGAGTCTATCGCCTGTAACTAAACAGAAAGCAAAATGGTAAGCTGATAATGGGTTGCTGAATATGCAAATGCCAGCGGGGGCTTCTAGAGACCGGGATATTGAACCTCTTGTCAGGCGGAGCGACTAATCAAACG encodes:
- a CDS encoding replication factor C, producing MSDFEDEMDVDVPVSKDITFSSDAKQGKRSAANLPVEAEDSLPWVEKYRPVSLNDVSGHQDILATINKFVDSNRLPHLLLYGPPGTGKTSTILALARRIYGTENMRQMVLELNASDDRGIDVVREQIKTFASTKQIFTLGPSAKSGSGGSMASYKLIILDEADAMTNTAQMALRRIMEKYTVNTRFCIIANYSHKLSPALLSRCTRFRFSPLKERDIRVLVDKVIEEEHVKIIPNATEALVKLSKGDMRRALNVLQACHASSTPLQPKDAPKVAEADIVRETISTDTIYNCIAAPQPDAVQEILDVLLSTTDVTSCLTTINTLKVSRGLALADIITALAEQLTTLEVKPEIMIKWLDGLADIEHRVAGGGSETVQTGAVVGVIRSGAELMSK